The Altererythrobacter sp. ZODW24 genome window below encodes:
- a CDS encoding DUF3035 domain-containing protein, protein MRKTTSFALLAASAAMLAGCGSSGLMNRDRPDEFAVQRQAPLVVPPDFSLTPPTPGAPRPAEGSASEQALDVLFGGPAPRSAVETSALDRAGPAMPGIRSAVGDPDTNTVAKGRVTQDIVAAPEGDGQAAQAVIPS, encoded by the coding sequence ATGCGTAAGACAACCTCATTCGCCCTTCTCGCCGCCTCGGCTGCCATGCTGGCTGGCTGCGGAAGCAGCGGCCTGATGAACCGTGACCGCCCGGACGAATTCGCCGTGCAACGTCAGGCGCCTTTGGTCGTCCCGCCTGATTTCTCGCTTACGCCGCCAACCCCCGGCGCACCGCGCCCGGCTGAAGGTTCGGCCAGCGAGCAAGCTCTGGACGTGTTGTTCGGCGGCCCTGCCCCGCGCAGTGCGGTTGAAACCAGCGCGCTCGACCGTGCCGGTCCTGCAATGCCCGGCATTCGCAGCGCTGTCGGCGATCCTGACACAAACACAGTGGCCAAGGGCCGCGTGACACAGGACATCGTCGCCGCACCCGAAGGTGACGGACAAGCCGCTCAGGCGGTAATCCCTAGCTGA
- a CDS encoding DUF4274 domain-containing protein — protein sequence MDDDYEDDAQVYSECIIECTTGWLKEKSPKFYHIVAGRWNWDEGIEVLDWIISQKDCDSGTAQMVFWMGEPYFYSEDSRKEDGSFGVNEKAYQFLLKIVRLWNDGHYSNWAYSDETNAGLLIGENIGDLRINDEFTVPDGMDDRKHGAQQNVPDSHSLASEENEEFNEGIPDSVWRTCLQRIGEEPIEIDVNSGASRLRALEARMRQPAGWRERLLGFFRK from the coding sequence ATGGATGATGACTACGAAGATGATGCACAAGTTTACAGCGAATGCATCATTGAATGCACTACAGGCTGGCTGAAGGAAAAGAGCCCGAAGTTCTACCACATCGTCGCTGGTCGATGGAATTGGGATGAGGGAATTGAAGTCCTGGATTGGATCATCTCTCAGAAAGACTGCGATTCCGGCACCGCGCAAATGGTGTTTTGGATGGGCGAACCCTATTTCTATTCGGAAGACTCGCGCAAAGAAGATGGAAGCTTCGGAGTAAACGAGAAAGCGTATCAGTTTCTTCTCAAAATTGTGCGGCTTTGGAACGACGGGCATTACTCAAATTGGGCTTACAGTGACGAGACCAACGCCGGACTCTTAATTGGCGAAAATATTGGGGATCTGCGGATCAACGATGAGTTTACTGTTCCTGATGGGATGGATGACAGAAAACATGGCGCTCAACAAAATGTGCCTGACTCTCATTCCCTCGCATCTGAGGAGAATGAGGAATTCAACGAAGGCATCCCAGATAGCGTTTGGAGAACCTGCCTTCAGCGAATCGGCGAGGAACCAATTGAGATCGACGTTAATTCTGGCGCTTCAAGGCTCCGAGCGCTCGAAGCTCGCATGAGACAACCGGCTGGCTGGCGTGAACGCCTTTTAGGCTTTTTCCGTAAATAG
- a CDS encoding OmpA family protein, with translation MKNSKLFVSSLAALSLVTGSGCVTDPNTGEKKISRTVIGGVGGTVVGGLLGGVIGGKTGRIIGAGVGGVAGGVVGYKMDQQIKELKEQTAGSGVDVTETDGGSAILVNLPDGVTFATGSYTINPTFRETLVTVANSLQQYPDSLIDVYGHTDSTGSDAFNQRLSEQRAEAVANYLVSRGVSSARIRSQGFGETQPIASNDTDSGRSLNRRVEIKIIPITQEDVEAAQQGN, from the coding sequence ATGAAGAATTCAAAACTATTCGTTTCGAGCCTGGCCGCGCTATCGCTGGTCACTGGTTCGGGCTGTGTCACAGACCCGAACACTGGCGAAAAGAAGATTTCGCGCACCGTTATCGGCGGCGTGGGCGGCACTGTCGTCGGCGGTCTGCTTGGCGGCGTGATCGGCGGCAAGACCGGACGTATCATCGGTGCCGGCGTCGGCGGCGTGGCCGGCGGCGTGGTTGGTTACAAAATGGATCAACAGATCAAGGAATTGAAGGAACAGACCGCAGGTTCGGGCGTCGATGTGACGGAAACCGATGGCGGCTCCGCAATTCTGGTGAACCTGCCCGACGGCGTGACTTTCGCAACCGGCAGCTACACGATCAATCCGACTTTCCGCGAAACACTGGTGACGGTTGCTAACAGCCTCCAGCAATATCCGGACAGTTTGATCGACGTTTACGGTCACACAGATTCGACCGGTTCCGACGCGTTCAACCAGCGCCTTTCCGAACAGCGCGCCGAAGCAGTGGCAAACTACCTTGTTTCGCGCGGCGTCAGCTCGGCCCGCATCCGTTCGCAGGGTTTTGGCGAAACACAGCCAATTGCCAGCAACGATACCGATAGCGGCCGTTCACTGAACCGCCGTGTTGAAATCAAGATCATTCCGATCACACAGGAAGATGTTGAGGCTGCCCAACAAGGCAACTGA
- a CDS encoding isoleucine--tRNA ligase, with protein sequence MTDETAKRDYKDTVFLPKTAFPMKAGLPQKEPGILARWQAADQYEELRKARAGREKFILHDGPPYANGDMHIGHALNHVLKDTVVRTQTLLGKDAPYVPGWDCHGLPIEWKVEELYRKKKRNKNEVEPKEFRAECRAYAQKWVDVQREQLKRLGIGGRWDKPYLTMRPEAEGQIVAELMKFAESGQLYRGSKPVMWSAVEETALAEAEVEYEDIVSTQIDVAFEITESPIAELVGAHAVIWTTTPWTIPVNQALAYGPDVEYGIYAWGVGGVDGSDASADDAYRRVTGAIPALLELPNFLIASELVSEVEKRLGKSISSVCDDVEFSLALDKRQTFKGSELAGTIVQHPMHKLGGFYAKPRPMLAGDFVTTDSGTGLVHMSPDHGEDDFDLCKANGIDPVFAVERDGRYRDDWLWLGADDVDGEGKARRRSVINKPFNASEGPICSDLREAGALLSASDDYAHSYPHSWRSKAKLIYRCTPQWFIGMDEQLTHICPKSPEDRSWESEGGAVDPAEEGREASPTLRETAMQAIADTRFIPEKGRNRLTSMVEGRPDWLISRQRAWGVPIALFVHRETGQLLVDEAVNNRIVAAVTAEGVDAWDEARAAEFLGADRNPDDYEMIADILDVWFDSGCTHAFVLESDEWPELQSPADLYLEGSDQHRGWFQSSLLESCGTRGRAPYDAVLTHGFTMDPKGMKMSKSLGNTVDPLKVMEQYGADIIRLWALSVDYTEDHRIGDEILKGVGDQYRKLRNTFRYMLGALEGFSDDEPLPESEMPDLERYVLALLGELDAKLRQAVDDFDFNTYVRALTEFAAEDLSAFYFDIRKDGLYCDAPDSMKRHSNRTVINIIFHALVRYAAPVLVFTSEEVWQSRFPDADSVHFLEWPEVPTVETDPARWANLRALREKVTEAIEPLRREKTIRSGLEAEVIVPESAVPEGFSDADLAELFITASVTRGQVGAVSIARTSYNKCGRCWRLLPEVAEDGALCGRCDNVVSELDAA encoded by the coding sequence ATGACTGACGAGACAGCAAAACGCGATTACAAGGACACGGTTTTCCTGCCGAAAACCGCATTCCCGATGAAGGCCGGACTTCCGCAGAAGGAACCGGGCATTCTGGCGCGCTGGCAAGCGGCGGATCAGTATGAAGAGCTGCGCAAGGCTCGCGCCGGACGCGAGAAGTTCATCCTGCATGACGGCCCGCCCTATGCCAATGGCGATATGCATATCGGCCATGCCCTGAACCATGTGCTGAAAGACACCGTCGTCCGCACGCAAACGCTGCTGGGCAAGGATGCGCCCTATGTGCCGGGCTGGGATTGCCACGGCCTGCCGATCGAATGGAAGGTGGAGGAACTCTACCGCAAGAAGAAGCGCAATAAGAACGAGGTTGAGCCTAAGGAATTCCGCGCCGAATGCCGCGCCTATGCCCAAAAATGGGTCGATGTGCAGCGCGAGCAGCTGAAACGCCTCGGCATCGGTGGCCGCTGGGACAAACCCTATCTGACCATGCGGCCCGAAGCCGAAGGGCAGATCGTCGCCGAGCTGATGAAGTTTGCCGAAAGCGGCCAGCTCTATCGCGGGTCAAAGCCGGTCATGTGGAGCGCGGTGGAAGAAACCGCGCTGGCAGAGGCTGAGGTTGAGTATGAGGACATCGTCTCGACCCAGATCGATGTGGCGTTCGAGATCACGGAATCGCCGATTGCGGAACTGGTCGGCGCACATGCGGTGATCTGGACGACAACGCCTTGGACAATCCCGGTGAACCAGGCTTTGGCCTATGGGCCGGATGTTGAGTATGGCATCTATGCTTGGGGTGTCGGTGGAGTTGACGGTTCTGATGCCTCAGCTGACGACGCTTATCGCCGCGTTACAGGCGCAATTCCAGCACTGCTTGAACTTCCGAACTTTCTGATCGCGAGCGAACTGGTTAGTGAAGTCGAAAAGCGTTTAGGTAAGTCAATCTCGTCAGTTTGCGATGACGTAGAATTCTCTCTTGCCCTTGATAAACGCCAGACGTTCAAAGGCTCCGAACTAGCCGGAACCATTGTCCAGCACCCGATGCACAAGCTCGGTGGGTTCTACGCCAAGCCGCGCCCTATGCTTGCGGGCGATTTCGTCACTACCGACAGCGGCACGGGCCTTGTCCATATGTCGCCGGACCATGGCGAGGACGATTTCGACCTTTGCAAAGCCAATGGCATCGATCCGGTTTTCGCTGTCGAGCGTGACGGGCGTTATCGCGACGACTGGCTGTGGCTGGGCGCCGATGACGTTGATGGCGAAGGCAAAGCGCGCCGCCGCAGCGTGATCAACAAGCCGTTCAATGCATCGGAAGGCCCAATCTGTTCCGACCTGCGCGAAGCAGGCGCATTGCTGTCTGCCTCGGATGATTACGCGCATTCCTATCCGCATTCATGGCGCTCCAAAGCCAAGCTGATCTACCGCTGCACCCCGCAGTGGTTCATCGGCATGGATGAGCAGCTCACCCACATCTGCCCCAAATCGCCCGAAGACCGCAGCTGGGAAAGCGAAGGCGGCGCTGTCGATCCCGCAGAGGAAGGCCGCGAGGCCTCCCCGACCCTGCGCGAAACGGCCATGCAGGCCATCGCCGACACGCGCTTCATTCCTGAAAAGGGGCGCAACCGCCTGACCTCCATGGTCGAGGGCCGCCCCGACTGGCTGATCAGCCGCCAACGCGCATGGGGCGTGCCGATTGCTCTGTTCGTGCACCGCGAGACCGGTCAGCTCCTCGTCGATGAGGCAGTGAACAACCGGATCGTCGCGGCAGTGACTGCCGAGGGCGTGGATGCTTGGGACGAAGCCCGTGCGGCAGAGTTTCTTGGCGCAGACCGCAACCCCGACGATTACGAAATGATCGCTGACATTCTCGATGTGTGGTTCGACAGCGGTTGCACCCATGCCTTCGTGCTCGAATCGGATGAATGGCCTGAATTACAGTCGCCTGCCGATCTCTATCTGGAAGGCAGCGACCAGCATCGCGGCTGGTTCCAGTCGTCCTTGCTCGAAAGCTGCGGCACACGCGGCCGCGCGCCTTACGATGCAGTGCTAACCCACGGCTTCACCATGGACCCCAAGGGCATGAAAATGTCCAAGAGCCTCGGCAATACGGTCGATCCGCTGAAGGTGATGGAGCAGTACGGTGCAGACATCATCCGCCTGTGGGCGCTGAGCGTCGATTACACCGAAGACCACCGTATCGGCGACGAAATCCTCAAGGGTGTGGGCGACCAGTACCGCAAACTGCGCAACACTTTCCGCTATATGCTTGGTGCACTAGAGGGTTTTTCAGACGACGAGCCGCTTCCCGAAAGTGAAATGCCCGACTTGGAACGCTATGTGCTGGCGCTGCTGGGCGAGCTCGACGCGAAATTGCGACAGGCGGTCGATGATTTCGACTTCAACACATATGTCCGTGCTTTGACGGAATTTGCAGCGGAAGACCTTTCCGCCTTCTATTTCGATATCCGCAAGGACGGGCTTTATTGCGACGCGCCTGACAGCATGAAGCGCCATTCCAATCGCACGGTGATCAACATCATCTTCCACGCGCTGGTTCGCTACGCTGCACCGGTTTTGGTCTTCACCTCCGAAGAAGTGTGGCAGTCGCGTTTCCCGGATGCAGACAGCGTACATTTCCTGGAATGGCCAGAAGTGCCCACGGTGGAAACCGATCCCGCGCGCTGGGCCAACTTGCGTGCGCTTCGAGAAAAAGTGACCGAAGCCATCGAACCGCTTCGCCGCGAAAAAACGATCCGCTCCGGCCTCGAAGCGGAGGTCATCGTACCCGAGAGCGCGGTGCCCGAAGGCTTCAGCGACGCAGATCTTGCCGAGCTGTTCATCACCGCGTCAGTCACGCGCGGGCAGGTGGGCGCGGTGAGCATTGCGCGGACATCCTATAACAAATGCGGTCGCTGCTGGCGGCTGCTGCCAGAAGTGGCGGAAGACGGTGCGCTTTGTGGCCGCTGCGACAACGTTGTCAGCGAATTGGACGCAGCATGA
- a CDS encoding DUF6265 family protein codes for MRFLTVILMFLALVRPANAQETRIAPEDHTPSAASVADMAWLAGQWRGTGIEGAAAYESWLPANGGTMVGTFVQETAEGGIMFTEHLYLMEDEGSLVLRLKHFNADLTGWEEKDDMTSFRLVAMEPGAAFFHGLTLRKDGDDGFVAAVRMRQKDGSSSELVFRFTRI; via the coding sequence ATGCGATTTCTGACGGTGATCTTGATGTTTCTGGCCCTTGTTCGCCCTGCGAATGCGCAGGAAACGCGAATCGCGCCAGAAGACCATACACCGTCCGCTGCAAGCGTTGCGGACATGGCGTGGCTGGCGGGGCAATGGCGCGGCACAGGTATTGAAGGCGCCGCTGCCTATGAAAGCTGGCTCCCGGCAAATGGCGGCACGATGGTCGGCACCTTTGTGCAGGAAACCGCCGAGGGCGGCATCATGTTCACCGAGCACCTCTATCTGATGGAGGACGAGGGCAGTCTGGTGCTACGCCTCAAACACTTCAACGCTGACCTGACCGGCTGGGAAGAGAAGGACGACATGACCAGTTTTCGCCTGGTGGCGATGGAGCCGGGCGCGGCGTTCTTCCACGGCCTGACATTGCGCAAGGATGGCGACGACGGTTTTGTCGCTGCAGTGCGAATGCGACAGAAAGACGGCTCGTCGAGCGAGCTCGTCTTTCGTTTCACACGGATTTAG
- a CDS encoding hemolysin family protein, protein MTPFPYSDLLIIAGLIVLNGIFAMSELAIVSARTAKLKAKVEEGSSAAATAIALAADPGKFLSTVQIGITLVGIIAGAYSGSSLGGPVGERLAYFGVPADLAPDAGFALVIVLTTYFSLVIGELVPKQVALRLAIPIAILMAKPMAFVAKVAAPLVWVLDKSSSLLVRLLGVRSGGQGAINAEELHMIFAEATRTGVIEEEDRAIITGVMRLADRPVREVMTPRTELDFIDIDADEAGIRAAIDASPHSLLPVVDASADKVVGVVKVREVQAVMLAGQVVDLAAMMRKPEIMPDQVDAMDALRSLQQADIAMAMVHDEYGHLEGIVTPVDLLSALVGSFASDQDEGDVPHVVERADGSLLVAGSLPADQLAEMLSLELPDDREFATAAGYVLWVLKKLPVEGETFTDQGWKFEVIDLDGRKIDKLMIAQDPEAAALAAAEQD, encoded by the coding sequence GTGACCCCATTTCCCTATTCAGACTTGCTGATTATCGCCGGGCTGATCGTGCTCAACGGCATCTTTGCGATGTCAGAGCTGGCGATCGTTTCGGCGCGCACAGCGAAACTCAAAGCCAAGGTGGAAGAAGGCAGTAGCGCGGCGGCAACAGCCATCGCGCTGGCCGCTGATCCGGGCAAGTTCCTATCGACGGTGCAAATCGGCATTACGCTGGTAGGGATCATTGCCGGTGCTTATTCAGGCTCCAGCCTCGGCGGGCCAGTTGGCGAACGGCTCGCATATTTCGGTGTGCCCGCCGATCTTGCGCCTGACGCCGGCTTTGCGCTGGTAATTGTCCTGACGACCTATTTCAGTCTGGTCATCGGCGAGCTGGTGCCCAAGCAAGTCGCACTGCGTCTTGCCATCCCGATTGCTATTTTGATGGCAAAGCCGATGGCCTTTGTTGCCAAGGTGGCCGCGCCGCTGGTGTGGGTGCTCGACAAAAGCTCCAGCCTGCTTGTCCGTCTGCTCGGTGTGCGCAGCGGCGGACAGGGCGCGATCAACGCTGAAGAACTGCATATGATCTTCGCCGAGGCCACCCGCACAGGTGTGATCGAGGAAGAAGACCGCGCAATTATCACTGGCGTTATGCGGCTGGCCGACCGGCCCGTGCGCGAAGTGATGACCCCGCGGACAGAGCTCGATTTTATCGATATCGACGCTGACGAAGCGGGCATTCGCGCCGCCATCGACGCTAGCCCCCATTCACTGTTGCCCGTCGTGGATGCCTCCGCAGACAAGGTCGTCGGCGTCGTGAAAGTGCGTGAAGTTCAGGCCGTTATGTTGGCCGGGCAGGTCGTTGATCTGGCCGCCATGATGCGTAAACCGGAAATCATGCCTGATCAGGTTGATGCGATGGATGCGCTGCGAAGCTTGCAGCAGGCCGATATCGCCATGGCGATGGTGCATGATGAATATGGCCATCTTGAAGGCATCGTCACGCCGGTTGATCTGCTTAGCGCGCTGGTTGGCAGTTTTGCGAGCGATCAGGACGAAGGCGACGTGCCGCATGTGGTGGAGCGGGCGGATGGCTCCTTGCTCGTCGCAGGGTCGCTACCGGCAGACCAGCTGGCCGAGATGCTCAGCCTCGAACTGCCCGACGACCGCGAGTTCGCGACCGCAGCAGGCTATGTGCTGTGGGTGCTCAAGAAACTGCCGGTGGAGGGCGAAACCTTCACCGATCAAGGTTGGAAATTCGAAGTCATCGACCTTGATGGCCGCAAGATCGACAAATTGATGATCGCGCAGGATCCTGAGGCGGCGGCATTGGCTGCGGCCGAACAGGACTAG
- a CDS encoding 3'(2'),5'-bisphosphate nucleotidase CysQ, translated as MIDTMRLEQIVREAGHMALGAWPGDGHAVETWEKNPGDPVSAADLAVDNFLRRELGALLPAAGWLSEETVDNEQRLDKGLCWVVDPIDGTRDFIRGRKGWAVSVALVSAGRPLLGTLVAPARGEVWSAVAGKGAWRNGERLTASTRTKFAGARVPAASLMKEDQILTMVDQPNSIALRIAMVGADEADLVATLRWGWEWDVAASCLIAREAGAAVSDAFGNPLNYNKRDPREFGLLVSAPAIHADAAAHLAARAEMLVRKD; from the coding sequence ATGATCGACACTATGCGCCTTGAACAGATCGTCCGCGAAGCAGGACATATGGCGCTGGGCGCGTGGCCGGGCGATGGCCATGCTGTGGAGACTTGGGAGAAGAATCCCGGCGATCCCGTCAGCGCGGCAGATCTGGCAGTCGATAATTTCTTGCGGCGCGAGCTGGGCGCCTTGTTGCCTGCTGCCGGATGGCTGAGCGAAGAAACCGTCGATAACGAACAGCGTCTGGACAAGGGGCTATGCTGGGTCGTCGATCCGATTGACGGCACGCGCGATTTTATTCGCGGCCGCAAAGGCTGGGCTGTGTCAGTTGCGCTGGTTAGCGCAGGCAGGCCGCTGCTGGGCACATTGGTCGCCCCTGCGCGCGGTGAAGTGTGGAGCGCAGTTGCAGGCAAGGGGGCATGGCGCAATGGCGAGCGGCTGACGGCGAGCACGCGCACGAAATTTGCCGGAGCGCGCGTTCCCGCCGCTTCGCTGATGAAGGAGGATCAGATCCTCACGATGGTCGATCAGCCTAATTCGATTGCCTTGCGCATTGCGATGGTCGGCGCGGATGAGGCTGATCTGGTGGCGACGCTGCGTTGGGGCTGGGAATGGGATGTTGCGGCATCTTGCCTGATTGCGAGGGAAGCAGGTGCTGCAGTTAGCGACGCCTTCGGCAATCCGCTTAATTACAACAAACGTGATCCGCGCGAGTTCGGCCTGCTGGTCAGCGCGCCTGCGATACATGCCGATGCCGCCGCGCATTTGGCTGCGCGGGCCGAGATGCTTGTGCGCAAGGATTAG
- the sucC gene encoding ADP-forming succinate--CoA ligase subunit beta produces MNIHEYQAKELLAKYGLGIPAGHAALTVEEAVEGAKKLPGPLYVVKAQIHAGGRGKGKFVELGPDAKGGVRLAKSIEDVEADAKEMLGNTLVTIQTGDAGKQVNRLYVTDGVDIEQEYYLAMLVDRASGRVAMVASTEGGMDIEDVAHNTPELITTITIDPAQGFQPHHGRAVAFALKLSGDLNKQCQKMAAKLYTAFMELDTEMLEINPLVETKDGQLLVLDTKMSFDGNALYRHPDVEAMRDETEEDPAEVEASHHDLAYIKLDGNIGCMVNGAGLAMATMDIIKLNGAFPANFLDVGGGATKEKVTAAFKIILKDPAVEGILVNIFGGIMKCDIIADGIVAAAKEVNLSVPLVVRLEGTNVAKGKDILANSGLPIVAADDLGDAARKIVAEVKQAA; encoded by the coding sequence ATGAACATCCACGAATATCAGGCCAAGGAACTGCTCGCGAAATACGGCCTTGGCATTCCTGCCGGCCACGCAGCTCTCACTGTTGAAGAAGCTGTTGAAGGCGCGAAGAAGCTGCCCGGGCCGCTCTATGTCGTGAAGGCGCAAATCCACGCTGGTGGCCGCGGCAAGGGCAAATTTGTCGAACTCGGCCCTGATGCCAAGGGCGGCGTTCGCCTAGCCAAGAGCATCGAAGATGTCGAAGCGGACGCCAAGGAGATGCTCGGCAACACGCTGGTCACCATCCAGACAGGTGATGCTGGCAAGCAGGTCAACCGCCTGTATGTCACTGACGGCGTCGATATCGAGCAGGAATATTACCTTGCGATGCTGGTCGACCGCGCATCGGGCCGCGTTGCTATGGTCGCATCGACCGAAGGCGGCATGGATATTGAAGACGTGGCGCATAACACGCCTGAACTCATCACCACGATCACCATCGATCCCGCGCAGGGCTTCCAGCCGCATCACGGGCGCGCCGTGGCCTTCGCGCTGAAGCTGTCGGGTGATTTGAACAAGCAATGCCAGAAGATGGCCGCCAAGCTCTACACCGCCTTCATGGAACTCGACACGGAGATGCTGGAGATCAACCCGCTGGTGGAAACCAAGGACGGCCAACTTCTCGTGCTCGACACGAAAATGAGCTTCGACGGCAATGCACTTTATCGCCACCCCGATGTGGAAGCGATGCGCGACGAGACCGAAGAAGACCCGGCCGAAGTCGAAGCCAGTCATCACGATCTCGCCTACATCAAGCTCGACGGTAACATCGGCTGCATGGTCAATGGCGCTGGCCTTGCCATGGCGACGATGGATATCATCAAGCTGAACGGCGCATTCCCCGCCAACTTCCTCGACGTGGGCGGCGGCGCGACCAAGGAAAAGGTCACCGCAGCGTTCAAGATCATCCTGAAGGACCCGGCTGTCGAAGGCATTCTGGTCAACATCTTCGGCGGGATCATGAAATGCGACATCATCGCTGACGGCATCGTTGCCGCTGCGAAGGAAGTGAACCTGTCGGTACCGCTGGTCGTCCGCCTCGAAGGCACGAATGTTGCCAAGGGCAAGGACATCCTCGCAAACTCCGGCCTGCCCATCGTGGCAGCCGACGATCTGGGCGACGCCGCCCGCAAGATCGTCGCCGAGGTGAAGCAGGCGGCCTGA
- the lspA gene encoding signal peptidase II, with product MSKLFNKARLIGLAVAALIFVVDQYIKSLMLGPLALREKGTIELIPFFDLTWAQNFGVSLGMFEATSPEMRWGLVAVTALIAFIVFIWMMREKAFGDILGLSMILGGALGNIRDRFNLGYVVDYADLHIGTFRPFLIFNLADAAITIGVLIILARAFFLRDKDDNEPAVETATET from the coding sequence ATGAGCAAGCTTTTCAACAAAGCCCGCCTGATAGGCCTCGCAGTTGCTGCGCTGATCTTTGTAGTCGATCAGTACATCAAATCGCTGATGCTCGGCCCGCTCGCCTTGCGCGAAAAAGGCACGATTGAACTGATTCCGTTCTTCGACCTGACATGGGCGCAGAATTTTGGCGTGTCGCTCGGCATGTTCGAAGCGACTTCGCCCGAAATGCGTTGGGGGCTGGTCGCTGTGACAGCTTTGATCGCATTTATCGTATTCATCTGGATGATGCGCGAGAAGGCGTTTGGCGACATTCTCGGCCTCAGCATGATTCTTGGCGGAGCGCTGGGTAACATCCGCGACCGCTTCAATCTGGGCTATGTTGTCGACTATGCCGATCTGCATATCGGCACGTTCCGTCCCTTCCTGATATTCAACCTGGCCGATGCCGCTATCACCATCGGCGTACTGATCATCCTTGCGCGCGCGTTCTTCCTGCGCGACAAGGACGACAACGAACCGGCAGTAGAAACTGCTACGGAGACCTGA
- a CDS encoding electron transfer flavoprotein subunit beta/FixA family protein, with protein MKILVPVKRVIDYNVKPRVKADGSGVDLANVKMSMNPFDEIAVEEAIRIKEAGKAEEIIAVSVGPAKATETLRTALAMGADRAIHVQTDDEVEPLAVAKILKAIAEEEAPGLVMLGKQAIDDDSNQTGQMLAALMGRPQGTFANTVEVDGDSVTVKREVDGGLETVKLSLPAIVTTDLRLNEPRYASLPNIMKAKKKPMDVKAPADYGVDTAPRLTTKHVAEPPVRQAGIKVADVDELVAKIKAMGIA; from the coding sequence ATGAAAATCCTCGTCCCCGTAAAGCGGGTGATCGACTACAATGTTAAGCCGCGTGTCAAAGCGGACGGTTCGGGCGTCGACTTGGCCAACGTCAAGATGAGCATGAACCCGTTTGACGAGATCGCTGTCGAAGAAGCGATTCGCATCAAGGAAGCCGGCAAGGCAGAGGAAATCATCGCGGTTTCCGTCGGCCCGGCCAAGGCAACCGAAACGCTGCGCACTGCGCTGGCGATGGGTGCCGACCGTGCGATCCACGTGCAAACCGATGATGAGGTCGAGCCGCTGGCAGTCGCAAAAATCCTCAAGGCAATCGCCGAAGAGGAAGCGCCGGGCCTAGTTATGCTGGGCAAGCAAGCGATTGACGACGATAGCAACCAGACCGGCCAGATGCTGGCCGCCCTGATGGGCCGTCCGCAAGGCACCTTCGCCAATACGGTCGAAGTGGATGGTGATAGCGTGACTGTGAAGCGCGAAGTCGATGGCGGTCTCGAAACCGTGAAGCTGTCGCTCCCTGCAATCGTCACCACCGATCTGCGCTTGAACGAGCCGCGCTATGCCTCGCTGCCCAACATCATGAAGGCGAAGAAAAAGCCGATGGATGTGAAAGCTCCGGCTGATTACGGCGTCGACACTGCGCCGCGCCTGACGACCAAGCATGTTGCTGAGCCGCCCGTGCGGCAGGCCGGTATCAAGGTCGCCGACGTCGACGAGCTGGTCGCCAAGATCAAAGCGATGGGTATCGCCTGA
- a CDS encoding DM13 domain-containing protein encodes MLEASARDARFTAALTRDLRGSDLLHWGEGTISVGANQIVHEGRLAPGPDYRVYLVDRFVEHEDEFESIKDTAREIGPVNTFEGFLLEVPEGVNIEDYNTVVVWCEAFGEFITATQYR; translated from the coding sequence ATGCTTGAAGCTAGCGCCCGGGATGCCCGCTTCACCGCCGCATTGACGAGGGATCTACGCGGAAGCGATCTCCTGCATTGGGGTGAAGGCACGATCAGCGTAGGGGCCAACCAGATCGTGCATGAGGGGCGGCTAGCACCGGGACCAGACTACCGCGTGTATCTCGTTGACCGGTTTGTCGAGCATGAGGACGAATTTGAATCGATCAAGGATACCGCCCGGGAAATTGGACCCGTGAACACTTTTGAGGGCTTCCTTCTAGAAGTACCCGAAGGAGTGAATATTGAGGATTATAACACCGTCGTGGTCTGGTGCGAGGCATTCGGCGAGTTCATTACAGCTACCCAGTACCGGTAA